tcaagaagatcatactgtatacccaaataattacccatccactgactacatttcgagtcataaaatgttgtcgtatcaacattcgagtattcaaagctcgaatttcagataaaagagctaagttaatgagagaggacataaatactaacaaaccaccggttttggatgggattacttttaacaccgcataatatgctaaaaagtaccattcaggtacgatatgaagcggagt
This DNA window, taken from Besnoitia besnoiti strain Bb-Ger1 chromosome Unknown contig00086, whole genome shotgun sequence, encodes the following:
- a CDS encoding cytochrome b (encoded by transcript BESB_081170) produces the protein MVLSQTIEITKVMVLGSYVELSHPDNSIPVNRFVTPLHIVPEWYFLAYYAVLKVIPSKTGGLLVFMSSLINLALLSEIRALNTRMLIRQHFMTRNVVSGWVIIWVYSMIFLIIIGSAIPQATYILYGRLATIVYLTTGLVLCLY